DNA sequence from the Glycine soja cultivar W05 chromosome 18, ASM419377v2, whole genome shotgun sequence genome:
atatttatcaAACTCAATGCTGAAGGAACCTCTTAGCAGTGGCTCTAAAGGGACAAGTGGAACTGACAAAGCCGTCAACAAGGTGCAGGTAGGTGTTCAAATCGTGAGACGTGGCAATGTTGACACCCCTGAGGTACGGAGAATCCCTGCTACAAAGACGTAACTCCTTTCCAACCTCAGAGTACAATAGCCACTGAACTTCTTCCGCTCGTTTTCGAATCCATCTCTGAAACTTCGCCACTTGGACACTGCCATTGCATGCCGCAACATCCTCAGTTTTGTCCACGTCATCGAACACAAACCCGGGCACCTTGGTTATAACATCATCGGAGTTCACTATGCGCAACACCTTGGTCCCTTGCTCCTCCAGCCGCCGCCGAAAGCTACGGTTCCCGACGCGTGGACCCCCGAAGGAGATCACGGTCACCAGCGGCGGCGGCTGGAGGAAACTGTTCTTTATGTCATACGCCGTGAGAGTGGCCAATGCCGCCCCCAAACTATGCCCCGTTATGGTCAAACTCAAATTCTCTCCTTGGTAAGTTTTACGAATCCGACCAATCTCTTTCCTAACCATATCTTGCAAACTCATAAATGATTTGTTGTTACTAACTGTTGACGTGTACAAACTCAAGAACCCACTTTCTACCATCGCTCCATTTTCTTCCATGCTGCATGGTTCTGTTGTGGTCTCCGTTGTGATCGACGGAACTGAAACATGTGTCAGAGTGGCTCGAAGATTTTCGAGCCATTCTAAACATGTTGTCGTTCCTCTGTACGCCACAACTATGTCTCTTCGACCAAGTCGTTTGATCTCTTCTTTGTCGTTACACACTGCTACGTATCCAACGTAGCTCGATTGTGCTGCGACCCAACTTGGTGCTTTGTCTACCCAGCTAGGTAGTTTGATCCCCGAGGTTGCACGTAGGTGTTTTGTTACCTTGTAACCTGTGTTGTGTAACCCAGACTTTTCAAAGAGTGTGTTCTTTGGGAACTTGCATGTGGCGTAGTTTGGGGAAGAAGGGTCGAATTCAAAGGACTTATACGCTGCCTCAACGAAATGGCCATAGCGAAGAATCTCAGCGCGAAGGTTCTCGTCCAATGGGTCCAATAAACCGTCCCAATTGTTCATTCCTTGGTACTCCTTCCATCTCTTCCCAACTTTCTTGGACAATGGCGGCAACGAAGATGATCGCAACTGGGGCATGTTCATCATTTTCTCCATCTTTTGTAGGGGTTTGGTGGATTGAACGAGGGTTGTGCACTGTGGTCTAGTGAGGGTTGGAGTGTAGTTGTGAAGAGTTCTCATTAGTGGCACTAGTGAGTGagaggagaaagagagagagggttATGAGTGTTGTGTTGGTGTGGTTTGGAAGGGGGGAATTGGGAGGGAATTTTATAGGTGTGAAAAAAGAAGCGTTGAGAATGAGAATGGTGCATAAGTGCATTTAGCGAATAGAGTGGGTCGCCTTTATGATGAGTGCAAGTTTGCATAGAGATAGAAAGTGTATGCGTGATGGTACgtgaaatttttcttttcttttgctatatatttttatcatatcgACAAAACCTTTTACATCTTCATTACGTAGAGCCATTTGTCTATGGACACGTTTGCAAAACATCCAGCCTTGTTGCGCTAAGGAAATTAGTGGCAAATGTCcgggtaaaaaaatatatacattttttaaatatatatatatatatatatatatatatatattaataatttttataagttgatataaaatatattttttattgatctaaTTGTTgaattatatctatatattattaagatcgtttgttttaatttttgtcaaaattaaataataataagaaaataattaaataatttatatatatatatatatatattaatagatttttaaatatttatattatttcaatttaaatctGTTTGAAAGAgatattaaatgattttgaattaatataaaattttatatatgtaaaataaatttttcaatttaatctaagttttaaaaaaatattatataattgaaagttataaaatgacgtaataattgttaatattatatatttgatctcatatatatatatatatatatatatatatattttgtaaagcTACAATCTTTTTAATGTTTAtgattatttcatatttaaaaattatgatagacAATTTAAAATTGTGGTTCAAATTTTAGGCACGTTAATTGCTCggttattgtcatttaaatacAGTAAATTTTCACGAAAAAAGAAACTTTGGCACTAGAGCATAAATcactctcttctcttctccccCTCTTTCCACAATGGTAGTGCTGAGAGTTATTGTCTTTTACTTGTCTCTTAGCTTTAAAATATCAATCAAATCGCAATCTCACTCAAGTTGCCTTTACACCAAGATTCAGTATTATTGAGAATAATACAATTAGAACTAGTTACTTGTACACACATGCATACATGTTACtttataagttaaattttaatagtaCTATGATTTTTGGACATTCTAGCCATCCCAATAAAGTATTGacattcttcattttttttctctttttattgtgACATCACGTTATTAATGTATTTATTAGGTtgaaatatctttttaatttttacaacttaataatttttatttttcatttttgtaaaattatttttttaattctcataaattatgttattttatttttaatctttaaagcattttagataacactttaggtagtgaaaaaacGTTATCTAAAGTCTcataaggacaaaaaataaaataaacattatttgTAAGgacatctaaaaataaaaaaattataaaaatttaaaataataaaacactcaattacaaggaaaaaaatatttaaatttattgattccttatctttcatttttttctctctctctcaagatATTTACAGTTACATCTCGAGAGGTgtctaaatatatttattcaatctTATATTaggtatattatttttactttatatgCACATGAaaccataattttaaaaactaaactgACAACCCAGTCCATCGAATCAGAAATTGGTAGCCAAGTGGTTTGAGAATCAGATCAGAAATGTCATCAATTCGATTTAACTAGACCAAATTTTTGGTTCAACCATTGAGCTACTATAATTTATTGTACATAtgagtgatatatatatatatatatatatatatatatatatatttaaatcacTTATATCAATTAGTGATTCATTGGGTTGATATTggatttttaaaactatacatGAAACATCCCAAATGGAAAATAATTCCTTGCTCTATGAACCTGTCATAACATCTTCATTTATTCATGTTAATAGAGattgcaatattttttttatacagaaAGCTAtgggtaacaaaaaaaattctctaaatATTTAGCTTAATTACATGCTTAAAGCTAGAATTCAAAGCTACTAAGTTGAAACAATTTTGTATCAAGTGATTCATGTTTTGATTGATTCATCATTTATTCCTTTTACATATAACATGGTTAACATATAATGAAAATgagtttaaatacttttttagtctttataattctattttttttgtccttataaaaaaaaataggcttttaactctttcaaattatatttattttttgtctttgaaaTACTTTagatggtatttttttattatttaaagtgctttaagaataaaaaaacaaaacaaacatatacTTTTtacactaaaatttatttttaataaaaaagattgaAGCTACTAATTTGTGAGGACTAAACAGATATTCATGATAGTCACCCCTCATAGACCAACTTG
Encoded proteins:
- the LOC114394602 gene encoding phospholipase A(1) DAD1, chloroplastic-like, coding for MRTLHNYTPTLTRPQCTTLVQSTKPLQKMEKMMNMPQLRSSSLPPLSKKVGKRWKEYQGMNNWDGLLDPLDENLRAEILRYGHFVEAAYKSFEFDPSSPNYATCKFPKNTLFEKSGLHNTGYKVTKHLRATSGIKLPSWVDKAPSWVAAQSSYVGYVAVCNDKEEIKRLGRRDIVVAYRGTTTCLEWLENLRATLTHVSVPSITTETTTEPCSMEENGAMVESGFLSLYTSTVSNNKSFMSLQDMVRKEIGRIRKTYQGENLSLTITGHSLGAALATLTAYDIKNSFLQPPPLVTVISFGGPRVGNRSFRRRLEEQGTKVLRIVNSDDVITKVPGFVFDDVDKTEDVAACNGSVQVAKFQRWIRKRAEEVQWLLYSEVGKELRLCSRDSPYLRGVNIATSHDLNTYLHLVDGFVSSTCPFRATAKRFLQH